The proteins below come from a single Cricetulus griseus strain 17A/GY chromosome 6, alternate assembly CriGri-PICRH-1.0, whole genome shotgun sequence genomic window:
- the LOC103160491 gene encoding LOW QUALITY PROTEIN: 40S ribosomal protein S18-like (The sequence of the model RefSeq protein was modified relative to this genomic sequence to represent the inferred CDS: deleted 2 bases in 2 codons) yields MSLVIPEKFQHILRVLNTNIDGRRKIAFAITAIKGVGRRYALVVLRKADNDLTKRAGELTEDEVERVITITQNPRQYKIPDWFLNRQKDMKDGKYSQVLANGLDNKLREDLERLKKIRAHRELRHFWGLRVRGQHSKTTGPRGRTVGVSKKK; encoded by the exons ATGTCTCTAGTGATCCCCGAGAAGTTCCAACACATTCTGCGGGTACTCAACACCAACATCGATGGGCGGCGAAAAATAGCCTTTGCCATCACTGCCATCAAGGGTGTGGGGCGGAGATACGCCCTCGTGGTGTTGAGGAAAGCAGACAACGACCTCAccaagagggctggagagctcACAGAGGATGAGGTGGAGCGGGTGATCACCATCACGCAGAACCCACGACAGTACAAGATCCCAGACTGGTTCTTGAACAGACAGAAGGACATGAAGGACGGAAAGTACAGCCAGGTTCTGGCCAATGGTCTGGACAACAAGCTGCGTGAGGACCTGGAGCGGCTGAAGAAGATCAGAGCCCACAGGGAGCTGCGCCACTTTTGGGGCCTTCGTGTC CGAGGTCAGCACAGCAAGACCACTGGC CCCCGTGGTCGTACTGTGGGTGTATCCAAGAAGAAATGA